CGGTGAACATGTAGGGACGGCAAACGACGCGCATGACATCGAAGTCATCGTGATCGGAGACGCAGAAGCCACCGATGGCGCCCAGGCTCTTTGAGAAGGTGCCGACGATGAAGTCGACGTCTTCCTCAACGCCCGCCGCTTCGGCGAGGCCGCGACCGGTCGCGCCCAGCACGCCCATCGAATGGGCTTCGTCGACGAGCAGATAACCGCCCATCTCGCGCTTTACGGCGGCGATTTCCTTGAGCGGCGCCACGTCGCCAATCATCGAGTAGATGCCTTCGACGACGATCAGGCGCTCGCCCGGGGCGTCGCCCAGGCGACGCAGGCGCTTGGCCAGGTCTTCGGGGTCGTTGTGGCGGAAGCGGATCACCTCAGCATGGCCAAGGCGCGAGCCGTCATAGATCGAGGCGTGGCTGTCGGCGTCGAGGATCAGATGGTCGCCGCGGCCGACCAGAGTCGACAGCACGCCGAGATTGGCCTGGTAGCCGGTCGTGAAGACCATGGCGTGCTTGCGGCCGTAGAACTTGGCCAGTTCATGCTCAAGTTCGACGTGGGTCTCGAAGCTGCCGTTGGCGATGCGGGAACCTGTGGTGCCCGTGCCGCGTTCCTGTACCGCTTTCACCGAAGCGGCGATGGCCTGTTCGTCGAAAGTCAGGCCCAGATAGTTGTTTGTGCCCAGCAGGATCGTGGGACGCCCATCGACGACCCCCTCGGTCGGCGAGTGGACGGCGTCGAAGCGCACCTTGAACGGATTGGCGCCGACGTCCTGGATAGCCTTGTACGCATCGCGATAGGCCAGGTGCTTATCAAATAGCCCCATCAGTTAAGCCCTAGTCCGGAGATCGTTGATCAGTTTGGAAAGGTCGCCAGCGGTCTCGACGGACGCCAGACGGTCGAGCGGGATGGAGATGTCGAAGGTATCCTCGAGCTCCATGATGATGTTCATCAGGGCGAGGGAGTCGACGGCGAGGTCGCGACCAATATGCGACTCCGCACGAACCTCGACGGCCCGTCCAAGAACCTTGCTCGCTGCTACCCCGATCTCGCGCAAGCTGAGATCCGTAACCGTATCCATTCTGAGTCAAACCTCCGGGAGCCCCACCCGTTACACTACTGTAGCGACGAGTCTGTCAGATTTCCGCCATATTTGAACTCGGCGGCGATATTTTTGGGTAACCAACCCGCTGCTCGGTACCAATCGACGGTGTGAGCGAACCCGTCGATGAGACCGAACATGCTGGGTACTCCCTCCGACATCGGAGCGCTAGATAGGGTCCAATCGGCGTGAAGCAACTCCCGCGCCTTGCCCCAACCAAAGACGGAAGGGGTTTTTGTGAGCGAAGACCAAGCATCTGCAAGGGCTCCAGCGGCGAGGACGCCCTGATCCGGAAGCCTGACCAGGCGTGGATTCGCCCCCATAACCCTCGCCGCGCCGCTCATGATTTCCGTCCAACTGTAACCATCGCGCCGCACATCGGACAGCTCCACGACGCCCAAAGTGGGTGACCGACAGAACGCCACGAGCTTTGCGGCCGCATCATGGACGTGAATCATCGCGATCCGGGACTTGGGCGAAAGCACGGGAAGCACCGGGCTGCGGGCCGCGAGTCGGAAGAGCGCCAGGGTCTCCGTGTCGCCCGGTCCATAGATCGCTGGCGGCCGCACGATCAGGGCGCTGGGATCGGTGGCGCGCACCGCTTCTTCGCCTGCGCGCTTGCTGGCGGCGTAGTGGGAGAGCCCGGGTTCGCGGGCGGCGAGGCTGGACACCAGGATGAATCGAGCGCCGGCCGCCTTGGCCGCCGCCGCCGCCGCCTGGGCTCCGTCCCGGTTGACGCCGTGAAAGGCTTCCAGGCTCCGGGCCTTGATCAGGCCCGCGCCATGAATGACCGTTTCCGCGCCCGAGGAAAGCCGCTCAAGCGCGCCGGGTGTGCGAAGATCGCCGGTGACAATCTCGACTTCGATATCGCTCCACAGCGGATGGATCGGGTCGCGCCGGACGAGGACACGAGGCGTCCAGCCGTCCTGCGCCAGGGCGCGGACGAGGTGTCGGCCCAGAAAGCCCGTCGCGCCGGTGACGGCGACGACGCCCCGCGCCCTAGTCGCCATAGGCGCCGGCCAGATAGGCCGCCTTGGCTTTCGAACGGCTTAGCTTGCCTGACGAGGTCTGGGGGAGGGCGTGGGCGCCGACCAGTTTGACCTTGGTTTCCACGCCATGCCGGGTGCGCAGAAGGGTGGCTACAGCCTCGCTCAGCGCGGAGCGGCTGTCGGCGTCACCGCCGCGCGCTTGTACGAGAACAACGATTTGGTCCTCGGGTTCGGCGGGGATCGCGAAGGCGCACACGTCGCCGCTGCGCAGGCCGTCGATCTCATTATCCGCCGTCCATTCAAGGTCTTGCGGCCAGATATTGCGACCGTTGAGGATGATCAGATCCTTGGCGCGACCGGTGATGACGATTTCGTCGTCGATTTTGAAGCCGAGGTCACCGGTGTCGAGCCAACCGTCGGCGGACAAGACGCGGGCGGTCTCCTCGGGATTAGCGAAGTAGCCGCTCATCACCGACGGTCCCTTGGCGAAGATACGACCCACGCCGCGCTGAGGCAGAACCTGGCCGTCATCGCCGCGCACTTCCAGGAAGTGGCCGGGCAGGGCGGGGCCGCAGCGCGCGAAATCTCGGGCGCGTTCTGAGTCCGCCGGCGCTTCGACAGCCAGAGAGTCCCTTTCGAGGCGCTCGACGTCCAGGGTTTCGGCCCTTAGGCCCTGGCCCAGCGGCGCCATCGACAACGCCAGGGTCGCCTCGGCCATGCCGTAGCTGGCGACGAACGCCTTGTCGGAAAAACCTGCCGGCGCGAAGGCCTCGACGAACGCTTTCAGGGGCGGCATGCGGATCATGTCGCCGCCCAGACCCGCGCTTCGCCAATGGGACAGGCTGTAGTTTTCAAGCGACTGGCCCTGCACGCGGCGGGCGCAGAGCTCGTAGCCGAAAGTGGGGCTGTAGGCGATCGTCGCCTTGTTCCGGCCGATCAGGTCGATCCACAGCAGTGGACGGCGGACGAAGGCCCCGGTCGGTAGCAGGTCGACCGACATCTGGCAGCTGAGCGGGCTGAGCAGGAAGCCGATCAGGCCCATGTCGTGATAGAGCGGCAGCCAGGAAATGGCGCGGTCCGAGGCCTTCACTTGCAGGCCATCGCGCGTGATGGCGACGCAGTTGGCCATCAGGGCCTTGTGGCGGACGAGCACGCCGGTTGGCGTGCGTGTGCTGCCCGACGAGAACTGGAGATAGCAGGGGTCCTCGGGCGTAATGGCCGGCAATGTCGCGCCAGCGTCCTCGGGGAGGTCGGCCAGAACTCCGGCGAAGGACAGCCCAGCGCGCGCGCCGATCTCGACGACCCAGTCCTTGAGGCCAGTCGGACCGATCAGGATGTTGGCCTTGGCCGAGCGGGCAAGGTTGGAAATCTGTTCAATATAGGCTTCGCGACCGCCCAGTGGGGTCGGCAACGCCATCGGTGCGGGCAGCAGGCCGGCGTACTGGCAGGCGAAGAAGGCGCGGACGAAATCGCCATCGGTCTCGGCCAGCAGCGCGACGCTGTCGCCGACCTTGGCGCCGGTCGCCAGCAACCGCCGCGCCAAAACCACCGCCTCATCACGAAGCTTGGCGTAGGGCAGGGCTTCCACCAGTTCGCCGCGCAGCGAGTAGAGGTTGATCCCGGTCTCGCCCGTCGCGGCGAAATCCAGGGCCTGGGTCAGGGTCGGGAAGTCGGCGAACCGAACAGTGCGGTCAGACGCCGTGGGCGTGATCATAACTTGGGCCTTCATCGTCTTATGTCGGACGCGGCGCGACGTTGTCCTCGGCCGCGAGTCGGGCGAGCCGGCGGCGCGCCATCAAATACATGCCAATCGCCATTGCCAAAGCCGACGCAACCAGAGCGGCGCCTGCGCCCGTCAGGCCGAAGGTCCTGATGAGCGGTACGAGGGCCGAAAGATAGGCCATGACAACGACGAGGCGAACCATCAGAGCCGCGCCCGCCGCGCGCATCGACACCAGCATCGGCTCCAGTGGTAGGGTCATGACGCCGATGGCCGCTGCGGCCACCTGCCAGTTCATGACGCCCGCAGCGGCGCCGAAGGCGGGACCCATGACCGTCTCGAGGATCCATCGTCCAGCGAGCAGACTGGCCAGCAGAAGCACCCCGGCCGCCGCGCCCCCGATCAGGGCGATCTGAACCGCCAGTTTGGTCATGGCCTGCTGTCCGCCAGAGGCGCGCATCTTGGCCAGCTCCGGGTAGAGCGCCGGCACCATCAGACGCGCGGGCTTGGCCATGCCGTCCG
The DNA window shown above is from Caulobacter sp. FWC26 and carries:
- a CDS encoding acyl carrier protein; the encoded protein is MDTVTDLSLREIGVAASKVLGRAVEVRAESHIGRDLAVDSLALMNIIMELEDTFDISIPLDRLASVETAGDLSKLINDLRTRA
- a CDS encoding fatty acyl-AMP ligase; the encoded protein is MKAQVMITPTASDRTVRFADFPTLTQALDFAATGETGINLYSLRGELVEALPYAKLRDEAVVLARRLLATGAKVGDSVALLAETDGDFVRAFFACQYAGLLPAPMALPTPLGGREAYIEQISNLARSAKANILIGPTGLKDWVVEIGARAGLSFAGVLADLPEDAGATLPAITPEDPCYLQFSSGSTRTPTGVLVRHKALMANCVAITRDGLQVKASDRAISWLPLYHDMGLIGFLLSPLSCQMSVDLLPTGAFVRRPLLWIDLIGRNKATIAYSPTFGYELCARRVQGQSLENYSLSHWRSAGLGGDMIRMPPLKAFVEAFAPAGFSDKAFVASYGMAEATLALSMAPLGQGLRAETLDVERLERDSLAVEAPADSERARDFARCGPALPGHFLEVRGDDGQVLPQRGVGRIFAKGPSVMSGYFANPEETARVLSADGWLDTGDLGFKIDDEIVITGRAKDLIILNGRNIWPQDLEWTADNEIDGLRSGDVCAFAIPAEPEDQIVVLVQARGGDADSRSALSEAVATLLRTRHGVETKVKLVGAHALPQTSSGKLSRSKAKAAYLAGAYGD
- the cerR gene encoding ceramide reductase yields the protein MATRARGVVAVTGATGFLGRHLVRALAQDGWTPRVLVRRDPIHPLWSDIEVEIVTGDLRTPGALERLSSGAETVIHGAGLIKARSLEAFHGVNRDGAQAAAAAAKAAGARFILVSSLAAREPGLSHYAASKRAGEEAVRATDPSALIVRPPAIYGPGDTETLALFRLAARSPVLPVLSPKSRIAMIHVHDAAAKLVAFCRSPTLGVVELSDVRRDGYSWTEIMSGAARVMGANPRLVRLPDQGVLAAGALADAWSSLTKTPSVFGWGKARELLHADWTLSSAPMSEGVPSMFGLIDGFAHTVDWYRAAGWLPKNIAAEFKYGGNLTDSSLQ
- the spt gene encoding serine palmitoyltransferase, coding for MGLFDKHLAYRDAYKAIQDVGANPFKVRFDAVHSPTEGVVDGRPTILLGTNNYLGLTFDEQAIAASVKAVQERGTGTTGSRIANGSFETHVELEHELAKFYGRKHAMVFTTGYQANLGVLSTLVGRGDHLILDADSHASIYDGSRLGHAEVIRFRHNDPEDLAKRLRRLGDAPGERLIVVEGIYSMIGDVAPLKEIAAVKREMGGYLLVDEAHSMGVLGATGRGLAEAAGVEEDVDFIVGTFSKSLGAIGGFCVSDHDDFDVMRVVCRPYMFTASLPPAVVASTVTALRRMVEQPELRDRLNRNAKRLYDGLTAMGFLTGPSASPIVAATMPDQERAIAMWNGLLQAGVYLNLALPPATPDSRPLLRASVSAAHTDEQIDAVLKTYGEIGAALGVIEPLKRARA